From the Roseibium salinum genome, one window contains:
- a CDS encoding chloride channel protein gives MRKIIETASQLPDILVSWITPNLRQYRANRMHLVWGLAIVIGTLVALAAIAFRTAIGLVQWPWLGTTTELTIQAAAQQPWWIILLAPTVGGLLVGWILQKYHPYQRAGGVPDVIEARAYGGRGLPLRAGLWSALVTVLSLGSGASAGREGPVVHLGATLGAAVCRYFQLPDSARRILLAGAVASGVSASFNAPIAGVLFAHEVVLGHYATSAFVPIVLASVMGTLLSRLWFGDVAAFEIPLYEITSYLEIPAFALLGLTCAAVAIIFQFALIGTDWAARNVTMPLWLRPVVGGLAVGALGIFFPGILGVGYEATDLALKHELSITVLLSLLIVKTAATAITLASRFGGGIFSPSLYLGAMTGGAFGLIAASVFPEMASSHGLYAILGMGAVAAAVLGAPFSTTVIVFELTGGYALSIALLLAVSIATGLTQAVHGKSYFHWQLGMRGCFVNEGVHRFLSETVKVRDFMDPPPENEEQRTFRPGKDGPYLHDTDTLESALKSFDSCGMAALPVVRKGDATTIIGVARHVRGLRYFNAALISATKEEHR, from the coding sequence ATGCGAAAAATAATAGAAACGGCCAGTCAACTTCCTGACATCCTCGTCAGCTGGATAACGCCGAACCTGCGCCAGTATCGGGCAAACCGGATGCATCTCGTCTGGGGCCTTGCCATCGTCATCGGAACCCTGGTGGCGCTGGCGGCAATCGCGTTCCGCACCGCGATCGGTCTCGTTCAATGGCCCTGGCTTGGCACGACGACCGAACTGACGATACAAGCCGCCGCACAGCAGCCCTGGTGGATCATTCTGCTGGCACCGACCGTGGGCGGCCTGCTGGTCGGCTGGATCCTGCAGAAGTACCATCCGTATCAGCGCGCCGGGGGCGTGCCCGACGTGATCGAGGCCCGGGCATATGGCGGGCGCGGCCTGCCGCTGCGCGCCGGGTTGTGGTCGGCCCTGGTGACCGTGCTCTCGCTCGGCAGCGGAGCGAGCGCCGGTCGTGAGGGCCCGGTCGTCCATCTGGGCGCGACGCTGGGTGCTGCCGTCTGCCGCTATTTCCAGCTGCCGGATTCCGCCCGGCGCATTCTGCTGGCCGGCGCGGTCGCCAGCGGCGTCTCCGCCTCGTTCAACGCGCCGATTGCCGGGGTGCTTTTTGCCCATGAGGTGGTGCTCGGCCACTATGCCACGTCGGCCTTCGTGCCGATCGTGCTGGCCTCGGTGATGGGGACGCTTCTCTCGCGCCTCTGGTTCGGCGATGTGGCCGCCTTCGAAATCCCGCTTTACGAGATCACCTCGTATCTCGAAATCCCGGCCTTTGCGCTCCTCGGCCTGACCTGCGCCGCCGTTGCCATCATCTTCCAGTTCGCCCTGATCGGAACCGACTGGGCGGCCCGCAACGTCACCATGCCGCTATGGCTGCGGCCCGTTGTCGGCGGCCTGGCGGTCGGCGCGCTCGGCATCTTCTTTCCCGGCATTCTGGGGGTCGGATATGAAGCGACCGACCTTGCGCTGAAGCACGAGCTGTCCATCACCGTCCTGCTGAGCCTGCTGATCGTCAAGACCGCCGCCACCGCCATCACGCTGGCCTCGCGCTTCGGAGGCGGCATCTTCTCGCCGTCCCTCTACCTCGGGGCCATGACGGGCGGAGCCTTCGGCCTCATCGCGGCTTCGGTGTTTCCGGAAATGGCGTCCAGCCACGGCCTCTACGCGATCCTCGGCATGGGTGCGGTTGCCGCCGCCGTTCTCGGAGCTCCCTTTTCCACCACGGTGATCGTGTTCGAACTGACCGGCGGGTATGCGCTTTCCATTGCCCTCCTCCTGGCGGTCTCCATTGCAACCGGCCTCACCCAGGCCGTTCACGGCAAGTCCTATTTCCACTGGCAGCTGGGCATGCGCGGCTGTTTCGTGAATGAAGGCGTGCACCGGTTCCTGAGCGAAACGGTGAAAGTGCGCGACTTCATGGATCCGCCTCCGGAGAATGAAGAACAGCGAACGTTCAGGCCCGGGAAAGACGGGCCCTACCTGCACGACACCGACACGCTGGAAAGCGCACTTAAGAGCTTCGACTCCTGCGGCATGGCGGCCTTGCCGGTTGTCCGCAAGGGCGATGCGACAACGATCATCGGCGTTGCCCGCCACGTCAGGGGCCTGCGCTACTTCAACGCCGCCCTCATCAGTGCCACCAAGGAAGAGCATCGCTGA
- a CDS encoding thioesterase family protein — MAVSWDEKPVESEVMSVRDDWIDYNGHLNMAYYNVLFDTAVDQVCERLGLGPGYVKECNASFFTAEVHVCYVRELSVGMPVRATLQLIDFDSKRAHLYQELRHAEEGWLSATSEQISLHVDLEARKVVPWPDDILANLTALARAHGGLPRPERSGRRIEIRKKS; from the coding sequence ATGGCAGTCAGCTGGGACGAAAAGCCGGTCGAGAGCGAAGTGATGTCGGTCAGGGATGACTGGATCGACTACAACGGCCATCTCAACATGGCTTATTACAACGTCCTCTTCGACACGGCTGTCGATCAGGTCTGTGAACGGCTCGGCCTCGGCCCCGGCTATGTCAAGGAATGCAACGCCTCCTTTTTCACCGCGGAAGTCCATGTCTGTTATGTTCGCGAGCTGAGCGTCGGCATGCCGGTCAGGGCCACGCTGCAGCTGATCGACTTCGATTCCAAGCGCGCCCATCTGTACCAGGAACTGCGCCATGCGGAAGAAGGCTGGCTGTCGGCCACGTCGGAGCAGATAAGCCTTCACGTCGACCTGGAAGCGCGCAAGGTCGTTCCATGGCCCGACGATATCCTGGCCAATCTGACTGCCCTCGCCCGGGCCCATGGCGGGCTGCCCCGTCCGGAACGATCGGGAAGGCGCATCGAAATACGAAAAAAGAGCTGA
- a CDS encoding aminopeptidase P family protein — protein sequence MFQNFDDLSDPSCGAPHAALLRAELSRRGLDGFLVPRADAHQGEYVPPHDCRLQWLTGFTGSAGMAAVLGDSAAIFVDGRYTIQVREQVDMDVFPAQHLINEPVTDWLAARLKPGQKLGIDAMLHTVRDVRRLKKVCEDAGAELVTLDDNPIDSVWQDRPAPPVGQVSLYAVELAGRSAREKIAEIQSTLADKKADACVLTQPDSIAWLFNIRGSDVSHTPLPLSFATVPADGKPSLYIDGRKLSNSVRDALAELTDLAEPDDFKQGLTTLGKAGSRVMIDPALAGVGIADAITGSGGTLMEAQDPVLLPKAIKNETELKGARAAHLRDAAAFVGFLYWFDQEAVKGDLDEIGAAEKLEEFRRATGDLKDISFDTISGAGPNGAICHYRVSRTSNRKIPVGKPFLIDSGAQYEDGTTDITRTLAVGEMTAEMKRHYTLVLKGHIAISTARFPGGTTGAQLDTLARIELWKAGLDFDHGTGHGVGAYLSVHEGPQRIAKTGTVPLKPGMILSNEPGYYPAGEYGIRLENLEIVTQARDIPGGERPMLGFETITLVPMDLRLVDVPLLTLDERNWLNGYHETVREEIGPLVGARERIWLEHATKAI from the coding sequence ATGTTTCAGAACTTTGACGATCTCAGCGATCCCTCCTGTGGAGCGCCGCATGCAGCGCTTCTAAGGGCCGAACTTTCCCGCCGTGGCCTCGACGGTTTTCTGGTTCCGCGTGCCGACGCCCATCAGGGTGAATACGTGCCGCCGCATGACTGCCGGCTGCAATGGCTGACCGGCTTCACCGGCTCTGCCGGGATGGCTGCGGTGCTCGGCGACAGTGCCGCCATCTTTGTCGACGGGCGCTACACGATCCAGGTGCGCGAACAGGTGGATATGGATGTGTTCCCGGCGCAGCACCTGATCAACGAACCGGTTACCGACTGGCTGGCGGCAAGGCTGAAACCGGGGCAGAAACTCGGCATCGACGCCATGCTTCATACGGTCCGGGATGTCCGCCGCCTGAAGAAGGTGTGCGAGGACGCGGGGGCGGAACTGGTGACGCTGGACGACAATCCGATCGACAGCGTCTGGCAGGACCGCCCGGCACCGCCTGTCGGGCAGGTTTCCCTCTATGCGGTCGAACTTGCCGGTCGGTCCGCACGTGAGAAAATCGCCGAGATCCAGTCCACCCTGGCCGACAAGAAGGCAGATGCCTGCGTGCTGACCCAGCCGGACTCGATCGCCTGGCTGTTCAATATCCGCGGTTCGGATGTCAGCCACACGCCGCTGCCGCTTTCCTTCGCGACGGTGCCGGCCGACGGCAAGCCTTCGCTTTACATCGACGGTCGCAAGCTTTCCAACTCGGTGCGCGATGCGCTCGCGGAGCTGACGGATCTGGCGGAGCCGGACGATTTCAAGCAGGGACTGACAACACTCGGCAAGGCGGGGTCCAGGGTCATGATCGATCCCGCCCTGGCGGGGGTCGGCATCGCGGATGCGATCACCGGGTCGGGCGGAACCTTGATGGAAGCCCAGGATCCGGTTCTCCTGCCCAAGGCGATCAAGAACGAGACCGAACTGAAGGGCGCCCGGGCCGCACACCTGCGCGATGCCGCGGCATTTGTCGGTTTCCTTTACTGGTTCGACCAGGAGGCCGTGAAGGGCGATCTGGACGAGATCGGCGCCGCGGAAAAGCTGGAGGAGTTTCGCCGGGCAACGGGGGACCTGAAGGACATCTCCTTCGACACGATATCCGGGGCGGGGCCGAACGGGGCGATCTGCCATTACCGGGTCAGCCGCACCAGCAACCGGAAAATTCCGGTCGGCAAACCTTTCCTGATCGATTCGGGCGCCCAGTACGAAGACGGCACCACCGACATCACCCGCACGCTGGCCGTCGGGGAGATGACCGCGGAGATGAAAAGGCACTACACGCTGGTGCTGAAGGGGCATATCGCCATCTCCACGGCGAGGTTCCCGGGAGGGACCACGGGCGCGCAGCTCGACACGCTGGCGCGGATCGAGCTGTGGAAAGCCGGGCTCGACTTCGACCACGGCACCGGTCATGGCGTCGGTGCCTATTTGAGCGTCCATGAAGGGCCGCAGCGGATCGCCAAGACCGGAACCGTGCCGCTGAAGCCGGGCATGATCCTCTCCAACGAGCCGGGCTATTATCCCGCCGGCGAATACGGGATCCGCCTGGAGAACCTGGAGATCGTGACGCAGGCAAGAGACATCCCGGGGGGCGAGCGGCCGATGCTCGGCTTCGAAACGATCACCTTGGTCCCCATGGATTTGCGCCTGGTGGACGTGCCGCTGCTGACGCTGGACGAACGGAACTGGTTGAACGGCTACCATGAGACGGTCCGCGAAGAGATCGGACCGCTTGTCGGGGCCAGGGAGCGAATCTGGCTCGAACACGCGACCAAGGCGATTTAA
- a CDS encoding 50S ribosomal protein L11 methyltransferase yields MKTIRVRITAEELEAKRISDILERAFEDEGNPVTIYEVSPDGRLWAAEVLLFDAEPDAAMETVRDRVGADAFAAPMEAEELPDINWVEKSLEGLKPVRAGRFVVHGKHDRHKVPAGAIALEIEAALAFGTGHHGTTAGCLEEIDRLLSLREYDSILDLGTGTGVLAIAAALKAKTPVLATDIDPVATQTALANARFNDAGHLVRVFTANGMDDRRFRLYGPFDLIIANILARPLMKMAKSIGARAAQTATLVLSGLRIEDGPRILFAYGCQGFVLDRRREKDGWLTLTLVRGRKTA; encoded by the coding sequence ATGAAAACCATCCGGGTGCGGATCACCGCCGAAGAACTGGAAGCCAAGCGGATTTCGGACATTCTGGAACGCGCGTTCGAGGACGAGGGCAATCCGGTGACCATTTACGAGGTCTCACCGGACGGCAGGCTGTGGGCCGCCGAGGTACTGCTGTTCGACGCGGAGCCGGACGCCGCGATGGAGACCGTTCGCGACCGGGTCGGGGCGGATGCCTTTGCCGCGCCGATGGAGGCGGAAGAACTCCCGGACATCAATTGGGTGGAAAAGAGCCTCGAAGGCCTCAAGCCCGTGCGGGCGGGCCGGTTCGTCGTGCATGGAAAGCATGACCGCCACAAGGTGCCGGCCGGCGCCATCGCCCTTGAGATCGAGGCGGCGCTTGCCTTCGGTACCGGACATCACGGGACCACCGCAGGATGCCTCGAGGAGATCGACCGGCTGCTGTCCTTGCGTGAATATGACAGCATCCTGGATCTTGGTACCGGCACGGGCGTTCTGGCGATCGCGGCGGCCCTGAAGGCGAAAACGCCGGTTCTGGCAACGGATATCGATCCGGTCGCCACCCAAACAGCCCTGGCAAACGCACGGTTCAACGATGCGGGGCATCTGGTGCGGGTGTTCACTGCCAATGGCATGGACGACCGGCGGTTTCGGCTTTACGGGCCGTTTGATCTCATCATCGCCAATATCCTGGCACGGCCGCTGATGAAAATGGCGAAGTCCATCGGCGCGCGCGCGGCACAGACCGCTACGCTCGTCCTGTCCGGCCTCAGGATCGAGGACGGCCCGCGCATCCTGTTTGCCTATGGCTGCCAGGGATTTGTGCTGGACAGACGCCGGGAAAAGGACGGCTGGCTGACGCTGACCCTCGTCCGGGGCCGCAAGACCGCGTGA